In the Ilumatobacteraceae bacterium genome, one interval contains:
- a CDS encoding YifB family Mg chelatase-like AAA ATPase: MIASVDAATIVGARGHAVTVEVHVGKGLPTFTMLGLPDESCREARDRVRAAISSAGFEFPEKKVVVNLAPPQFRKTGSGLDVAIAIGVLVATEIIMPESIAGLAFAGELGLDGSVRSIPGVAPMVGVRPEHDWIVPARCVAEARIAGQGIVRPVDSLRDLVNALNGVERWPRPDEAVSTFVEVETPDLADVRGQPLARLALEVAAAGGHHLLFVGPPGAGKTMLARRLPGLLPDLEADVALQTTMVHSAAGAQLPEGGLVRRPPFRSPHHTSSLGSLVGGGGHQQRPGEISMAHGGVLFLDEMGQFVPQALDGLREALESGQIMVGRVEQLRVAMPASFQLIGATNPCPCGGGAPGACQCDERAKSRYSSRLSGPLLDRFDLRVAVQRPDVAEILDGSPGESTADVAVRVAAARTAARARGGSLNAALDDRGLAEHAPLDAAAAALLRDELERGRLTARGYHRVRRVARTLADLAGAYDDPITDEFVVTALGMRTRVGLSKVEQAA, from the coding sequence ATGATCGCATCGGTCGATGCAGCAACGATCGTGGGGGCACGTGGCCACGCGGTCACCGTCGAGGTCCACGTCGGCAAGGGATTGCCGACGTTCACGATGTTGGGATTGCCCGACGAGTCGTGCCGCGAGGCGCGCGATCGGGTCAGGGCCGCGATCTCGTCGGCCGGATTCGAGTTCCCCGAGAAGAAGGTGGTCGTCAACCTGGCGCCGCCACAGTTCCGCAAGACCGGGTCGGGGCTCGATGTCGCGATCGCGATCGGGGTCCTGGTCGCGACCGAGATCATCATGCCCGAGTCGATCGCCGGGCTGGCGTTCGCCGGCGAGCTCGGCCTCGACGGTTCGGTCCGCTCGATCCCCGGCGTCGCGCCGATGGTCGGCGTGCGCCCCGAGCACGACTGGATCGTGCCGGCCCGGTGTGTCGCCGAGGCCCGCATCGCCGGGCAGGGCATCGTGCGGCCGGTCGACTCGCTGCGCGATCTGGTCAACGCGCTGAACGGCGTCGAGCGGTGGCCGCGCCCCGACGAAGCGGTGTCCACGTTCGTCGAAGTCGAGACGCCCGACCTCGCCGATGTCCGTGGTCAGCCGTTGGCGCGCCTCGCCCTCGAAGTGGCGGCCGCGGGCGGGCATCACCTGCTGTTCGTCGGGCCGCCCGGTGCGGGCAAGACGATGCTGGCCCGGCGGCTCCCCGGTCTGCTGCCCGACCTCGAGGCCGACGTGGCGCTCCAGACGACGATGGTGCACTCGGCCGCCGGCGCCCAGTTGCCCGAAGGCGGGCTCGTGCGGCGACCGCCGTTCCGGTCGCCGCACCACACGAGCTCGCTGGGTTCCCTGGTGGGCGGGGGCGGTCACCAGCAACGGCCCGGTGAGATCTCGATGGCTCACGGCGGCGTCCTCTTTCTCGACGAGATGGGCCAGTTCGTCCCGCAGGCGCTCGACGGGCTTCGCGAAGCGCTCGAATCCGGGCAGATCATGGTGGGGCGGGTCGAACAGCTCCGGGTGGCGATGCCGGCCAGCTTCCAGCTGATCGGGGCGACCAATCCCTGCCCGTGTGGCGGCGGAGCACCCGGCGCCTGCCAGTGCGACGAGCGGGCCAAGTCGCGCTACTCGTCACGCCTCTCGGGGCCACTGCTCGATCGTTTCGATCTCCGTGTCGCGGTCCAACGCCCCGACGTGGCCGAGATCCTCGATGGTTCGCCGGGCGAATCGACGGCCGACGTGGCCGTTCGTGTGGCCGCGGCCCGCACCGCCGCGAGAGCTCGCGGAGGGTCGCTCAACGCGGCGCTCGACGACCGGGGGCTCGCCGAACATGCTCCACTCGATGCGGCTGCTGCGGCGTTGCTGCGCGACGAACTCGAACGAGGCCGCCTCACGGCTCGCGGGTACCACCGTGTCCGGCGGGTCGCTCGCACGCTCGCCGACCTCGCCGGGGCGTACGACGACCCGATCACCGACGAGTTCGTCGTCACGGCGCTGGGCATGCGGACGAGGGTCGGTTTGAGCAAGGTCGAGCAGGCGGCATGA
- the dprA gene encoding DNA-processing protein DprA, whose product MIDDRSGAIALASIARLGPRRLRRIVGHHDPADAFERLRSGCPLDPMVERAIPQRDLAVIRREAAEVDIRAMIGACDEAGVEVTWLGSSGYPVQLADDHEAPAVLFWRGELGALDHRRVGVVGTRNATASGLATARELGVELGRAGVTVVSGLALGIDGAVHDGVRSAQGPGRAVAVVGCGLDRPYPRRNGLLWQWVAAEGLMLSEWMPATTPDAWRFPLRNRIIAALSEVLVVVESREKGGSLITARAAADRDVEVMAVPGSPRVRASAGTNMLLVDGAAPVTSVADVLMMLGLDHRRAGAARFDPRRRPDGVEVSVLEACRVEPRTLDGIVAATGLAIATAALAVARLEQTGWLQEADGWFEPVGSRLSGR is encoded by the coding sequence ATGATCGACGACCGATCGGGAGCGATCGCGCTCGCGTCCATCGCTCGGTTGGGGCCGCGGCGACTCCGGCGCATCGTCGGTCACCACGATCCCGCCGACGCGTTCGAACGGCTGCGGTCGGGCTGCCCGCTCGATCCGATGGTCGAGCGAGCGATCCCCCAGCGCGACCTCGCGGTCATTCGGCGTGAGGCAGCCGAGGTCGACATCCGGGCGATGATCGGTGCATGCGACGAGGCGGGCGTCGAGGTGACCTGGCTGGGCTCGTCCGGCTACCCGGTGCAGTTGGCCGACGACCACGAAGCACCGGCGGTGCTCTTCTGGCGTGGTGAACTTGGCGCGCTCGATCATCGTCGCGTCGGTGTGGTCGGCACCCGTAACGCCACGGCCTCGGGCCTTGCCACCGCTCGCGAGCTCGGTGTCGAGCTGGGCCGTGCCGGCGTCACCGTGGTCTCCGGCTTGGCGCTCGGGATCGACGGTGCCGTCCACGACGGGGTGCGCTCCGCTCAGGGGCCCGGTCGTGCGGTCGCGGTGGTGGGGTGTGGGCTCGATCGGCCGTATCCCAGACGCAACGGATTGCTGTGGCAGTGGGTCGCCGCCGAAGGTCTGATGCTCTCCGAGTGGATGCCGGCGACCACACCCGACGCGTGGCGGTTCCCCCTCCGCAACCGCATCATCGCTGCGCTGAGCGAGGTCCTCGTGGTCGTCGAGAGCCGTGAGAAGGGCGGGAGTCTGATCACGGCGCGAGCCGCCGCCGATCGTGACGTCGAGGTCATGGCGGTACCCGGTTCACCCCGGGTCAGGGCATCGGCCGGCACCAACATGCTGCTCGTCGACGGCGCGGCCCCGGTGACCTCGGTCGCCGATGTCCTCATGATGCTGGGGCTCGACCACCGCCGAGCGGGTGCCGCCCGGTTCGATCCCCGCCGGCGACCCGATGGGGTGGAAGTGTCGGTCCTCGAGGCCTGTCGAGTCGAGCCGCGGACGCTCGACGGCATCGTCGCCGCCACCGGTCTGGCGATCGCGACAGCGGCGCTCGCCGTCGCTCGGCTCGAGCAAACCGGCTGGTTGCAGGAGGCCGACGGATGGTTCGAACCCGTGGGATCCCGGTTGAGCGGCCGATGA
- a CDS encoding tyrosine-type recombinase/integrase, which translates to MADPDLWRLGDFQRSQTSLSERTLSAYGSDLRLFAEWVARSSVDSPAGVTRTLVRRYIASLSTRDYARRSIARKAAALRRYYAWAIESGLAEVDPTIGVQVSAGQGRLPRVLDRRELDHLLDGPTADDEPVWRRRRDDAVLEVLYGSGVRVSELCELTLDQVRVDERVLLVWGKGSKERRVPLGDPAVDALRAWFAVRAEVVPAAAGPIVFANERGNQLTPRDVRRILDRRSPTPTHPHALRHTFATHLLDGGADLRSVQELLGHSDVATTQRYTHVSRDRLRSAYQKSHPRA; encoded by the coding sequence ATGGCGGATCCGGACCTCTGGCGATTGGGCGACTTCCAGCGCTCGCAGACGTCGCTGTCCGAACGCACCCTGTCCGCCTACGGGTCCGACCTCCGACTCTTCGCCGAATGGGTCGCTCGTTCCTCCGTCGACTCGCCCGCCGGGGTGACACGAACCCTCGTCCGGCGCTACATCGCGTCGCTGTCGACGCGCGACTACGCACGCCGCAGCATCGCCCGCAAGGCAGCCGCACTCCGCCGTTACTACGCCTGGGCGATCGAATCGGGGCTGGCCGAGGTCGACCCGACGATCGGCGTCCAGGTGAGCGCCGGGCAGGGGCGGCTGCCCCGGGTTCTCGACCGACGCGAACTCGACCACCTGCTCGACGGGCCGACGGCCGACGACGAGCCGGTCTGGCGTCGACGGCGCGACGACGCCGTCCTCGAGGTGCTCTACGGGTCGGGCGTCCGGGTGTCCGAGCTCTGCGAACTCACCCTCGACCAGGTGCGCGTCGACGAGCGCGTCTTGCTCGTGTGGGGCAAGGGCTCCAAGGAACGGCGTGTTCCGCTGGGCGACCCGGCGGTCGACGCGTTGCGAGCCTGGTTCGCCGTTCGGGCCGAGGTGGTGCCCGCCGCGGCCGGCCCGATCGTGTTCGCCAACGAGCGCGGCAACCAGCTCACCCCGCGCGATGTGCGCCGCATCCTCGACCGTCGCTCGCCCACCCCGACGCACCCGCACGCACTCCGCCACACGTTCGCGACCCACCTCCTCGACGGTGGGGCAGACCTGCGATCGGTGCAGGAGCTGCTCGGCCACTCCGACGTGGCGACCACGCAGCGTTACACTCACGTCAGCCGAGATCGTCTGCGCTCGGCCTATCAGAAGAGCCACCCACGCGCATGA
- a CDS encoding FliA/WhiG family RNA polymerase sigma factor — translation MSIVPDDPDLAMHWTRWLNRKNAASRDHLIVHYSPLVKFVAGRIGAGLPNSVDPGDLVSSGVFGLIDAIDRYDPERAVKFETFAAPRIRGAIYDGLRQLDWVPRSVRSRAREVERAFAQLEHELGRAPTDDELAEKLHIGEDELARWLASIAATTIGPLDRAVAAGYEPESVESEGMEHPVAAVEDRELRDIMKTEILKLPEREKLVLSLYYDEGLTLAEIGNVLGVTESRVSQIHTKSVLHLRSRMAAAGVG, via the coding sequence ATGAGCATCGTTCCCGACGACCCCGATCTGGCAATGCATTGGACGCGTTGGCTGAATCGCAAGAACGCAGCCTCGCGAGATCACCTGATCGTCCACTACTCGCCGCTGGTCAAGTTCGTCGCCGGCCGTATCGGCGCCGGCCTGCCCAACAGCGTCGATCCGGGCGACCTCGTCAGCTCCGGCGTGTTCGGCCTCATCGATGCGATCGACCGGTACGACCCCGAACGGGCCGTCAAGTTCGAGACCTTTGCAGCGCCGCGGATCCGCGGCGCGATCTACGACGGCTTGCGTCAACTCGACTGGGTGCCGCGCTCGGTCCGGAGCCGTGCCCGCGAGGTCGAGCGGGCCTTCGCTCAACTCGAGCACGAACTCGGACGCGCGCCGACCGACGACGAACTCGCCGAGAAGCTCCACATCGGCGAAGACGAACTGGCCCGCTGGTTGGCGTCGATCGCGGCGACCACGATCGGTCCGCTCGATCGGGCCGTCGCCGCCGGCTACGAGCCCGAGTCCGTCGAGTCCGAGGGGATGGAGCACCCGGTCGCGGCGGTCGAAGACCGCGAACTGCGCGACATCATGAAGACCGAGATCCTCAAGCTGCCCGAGCGGGAGAAGCTCGTACTCTCCCTGTACTACGACGAGGGTCTCACCCTCGCCGAGATCGGCAACGTGCTCGGTGTCACCGAGAGCCGGGTCTCACAGATCCACACCAAGTCGGTGCTGCACCTGCGGTCGCGTATGGCCGCCGCCGGCGTCGGCTGA
- a CDS encoding M23 family metallopeptidase — protein sequence MWRSVQLSSVVLGAVCLLLPSGVVHAAPCWPPPVAAPVSDPFREPACAWCPGNRGVEFGTARGASVRAVATGRVTFAGSVTGTVYVVVRHGDGRRVTYGNLVSESYDVGDLVVRGQVVGRAAGPFHLGLRVGERYVDPGSLIGRHVYRPRLIPVDGSPPNPAPPPRLRCSG from the coding sequence ATGTGGCGTTCCGTCCAGTTGTCATCCGTCGTACTCGGAGCCGTCTGTCTGCTGCTCCCATCGGGCGTCGTGCACGCCGCCCCGTGTTGGCCGCCACCCGTCGCTGCGCCGGTCTCCGACCCGTTCCGCGAGCCGGCGTGTGCGTGGTGCCCGGGGAACCGTGGCGTCGAGTTCGGAACGGCGCGGGGTGCGTCCGTCCGGGCCGTTGCGACGGGTCGGGTCACGTTCGCGGGCTCGGTCACCGGCACGGTGTACGTCGTCGTCCGACACGGCGACGGTCGTCGGGTCACGTACGGCAACCTCGTTTCCGAGTCGTACGACGTCGGTGACCTGGTGGTTCGCGGTCAGGTGGTCGGTCGCGCCGCCGGTCCGTTCCACCTCGGGCTCCGCGTCGGCGAGCGCTACGTCGACCCGGGATCGCTCATCGGTCGTCACGTGTACCGGCCGCGCCTGATCCCGGTCGACGGCAGTCCGCCCAACCCGGCCCCACCACCTCGGCTGCGCTGCAGCGGCTAG
- the rpsB gene encoding 30S ribosomal protein S2: MAVISMRQMLEAGVHFGHQTRRWNPKMRRFIFGERNGIYIIDLEQTLTRVETAYGFVRDLVANGGNVLFVGTKKQAQDPVQSYALKVGMPYVNERWLGGMLTNFETMSKRVDKMLEYERMKASGEFDAMIKKEALLLDRELTKLQRNLGGLRDMKKAPDCVFVIDTKKEHIAVTEANKLGIPVVAIVDTNVDPDVIQFPIPGNDDAIRANSLLVRVIADAVEEGRYIAQRRPKAAGAAGADGAAAEAKPERSPEEEAAFAQAQAEARNAAARAQADREARLTASKQKPADEAPAEASPATEAADGSAPAADVEVADGAAVETDGTTVEASAAAPVDEAPAEAATEAPYGEGSHAPIADDAQPDGFPIKGNADSMLYHTPESPFYGRTVAEVWFADEAAAEAAGFSKPASQQKTEDES, translated from the coding sequence ATGGCTGTCATCAGCATGCGTCAGATGTTGGAAGCCGGCGTTCACTTCGGGCACCAGACCCGTCGTTGGAACCCGAAAATGCGTCGTTTCATCTTTGGCGAACGCAACGGCATCTACATCATCGATCTCGAGCAGACGCTCACCCGCGTCGAGACGGCCTACGGGTTCGTCCGTGACCTCGTCGCCAACGGCGGCAACGTGCTGTTCGTCGGCACCAAGAAGCAGGCGCAGGACCCGGTCCAGAGCTACGCCCTCAAGGTCGGGATGCCGTACGTCAACGAGCGTTGGCTCGGCGGCATGCTCACCAACTTCGAAACCATGTCGAAGCGTGTCGACAAGATGCTCGAGTACGAGCGCATGAAGGCCTCGGGCGAGTTCGACGCCATGATCAAGAAGGAAGCGCTCCTCCTCGATCGCGAGCTCACCAAGCTCCAGCGCAACCTCGGTGGTCTGCGCGACATGAAGAAGGCCCCTGACTGCGTGTTCGTGATCGACACCAAGAAAGAGCACATCGCCGTCACCGAGGCCAACAAGCTCGGCATCCCGGTCGTCGCGATCGTCGACACCAACGTCGACCCCGACGTGATCCAGTTCCCGATCCCGGGCAACGACGACGCGATCCGCGCCAACAGCCTGCTGGTTCGGGTCATCGCCGATGCCGTCGAAGAGGGTCGCTACATCGCACAGCGTCGTCCGAAGGCCGCCGGTGCTGCCGGCGCTGACGGTGCCGCCGCCGAGGCGAAGCCCGAGCGCAGCCCCGAAGAAGAGGCAGCGTTCGCCCAGGCGCAGGCCGAGGCCCGCAACGCGGCAGCCCGCGCCCAGGCCGATCGCGAGGCGCGCCTGACCGCGAGCAAGCAGAAGCCCGCCGACGAAGCGCCCGCCGAGGCATCGCCCGCCACCGAGGCCGCCGACGGCAGCGCCCCGGCCGCCGATGTCGAGGTCGCCGACGGCGCTGCGGTCGAGACCGACGGCACGACCGTCGAGGCGTCCGCCGCCGCACCGGTCGACGAGGCTCCGGCCGAGGCCGCGACCGAAGCGCCGTACGGCGAGGGGTCGCACGCACCGATCGCCGACGACGCACAGCCCGACGGCTTCCCGATCAAGGGCAACGCCGATTCGATGCTCTACCACACCCCGGAGAGCCCGTTCTACGGCCGCACGGTGGCCGAAGTCTGGTTCGCCGACGAGGCCGCCGCCGAGGCCGCCGGGTTCTCGAAGCCCGCCAGCCAGCAGAAGACCGAAGACGAGAGCTGA
- the tsf gene encoding translation elongation factor Ts, whose product MSFTAQDVKALREATGAGMMDCKKALEETGGDIEAAKQLLREKGLAASAKRDDRDNNQGVVTLKVDGNVGAIVQLKSETDFVAGSDQFKEEADALVDLVIAKGADAVAERDAELEELKITLKEKIELGEIVHMAAADGNTIGSYSHIQGGRGVNGVLVELTGDNAELAHDVAVHIAFARPKYLTRDDVPADVVEAERKTLETITLNEGKPEAAVPKIVEGRINGFFKDVCLLEQPYAKDDKQSVKQIIGDAEIVRFAQVEIG is encoded by the coding sequence ATGTCATTCACCGCACAAGATGTCAAGGCGCTGCGTGAAGCCACCGGCGCCGGCATGATGGACTGCAAGAAGGCCCTCGAGGAGACGGGTGGCGACATCGAAGCCGCCAAGCAGCTGCTCCGCGAGAAGGGCCTCGCGGCGAGCGCGAAGCGCGACGACCGCGACAACAACCAGGGCGTCGTCACGCTCAAGGTCGACGGCAACGTCGGAGCGATCGTCCAGCTCAAGAGCGAGACCGACTTCGTCGCCGGCTCCGACCAGTTCAAGGAAGAGGCCGATGCCCTCGTCGACCTGGTCATCGCCAAGGGCGCCGACGCCGTCGCCGAGCGCGACGCCGAACTCGAAGAGCTCAAGATCACCCTCAAGGAGAAGATCGAACTCGGCGAGATCGTGCACATGGCCGCTGCCGACGGCAACACGATCGGGTCGTACTCGCACATCCAGGGCGGACGCGGCGTCAACGGCGTCCTCGTCGAGCTGACCGGCGACAACGCCGAACTGGCGCACGACGTCGCAGTGCACATCGCGTTCGCTCGTCCGAAGTACCTGACCCGCGACGACGTCCCGGCCGACGTGGTCGAGGCCGAGCGCAAGACGCTCGAGACGATCACTCTCAACGAGGGCAAGCCCGAGGCCGCGGTCCCGAAGATCGTCGAAGGGCGGATCAACGGGTTCTTCAAGGACGTGTGCCTGCTCGAGCAGCCGTACGCCAAGGACGACAAGCAGTCCGTGAAGCAGATCATCGGCGACGCCGAGATCGTCCGCTTCGCCCAAGTCGAGATCGGCTGA